A stretch of DNA from Rhizobium sp. N324:
ATTGAGGTCGTTGTAGCAGATGAGGGCATCGATATCGGGCGTTTCCGCCAGCAATTGCGCCGCCGCCGTCTGGCCGCCGGCAGCGGTGGGGTCGCAGTAGACGATGCCATGCGCCTTCAGCCCATGGGCTGTCAGCGTCTTGCGGAAGCCGACGAGGCGGCTCTTGCCACCGAAGGAGCTGCGCGGCCCGGCAATGATCGCGATATTGCGGCGGCCGCGTTCGACCAGATGGTCGATCGCCCGCGACGCGCCGGTCTCGTAGTCCGTGACGATGGTTCCGGCGATCTCGTTCGGAGCCTCGCGGTTGATGAGCACGACGGCGCGGTGCGGCGCCAGAGCCCTATGAAGCGCGGCATCCGGCAGCCGGGCGCTGCAGACGATGATCCCGTCGACGCGATGCCTGAGCAGCGCTTCGATGAGCTCCTCTTCCCGCTTGCTGTTTTCGACGACGTTGGACAGCAGCAGGTTGTAGCCGGCCGCACTCGCCGCATCCTCGGCGCCCCGGATGACCTCGGGAAAGAACGGGTTGGTGATGTCGGGCACAAGAAGGCCGATGGTCTTCGATCGGTCGGACCGCAATCCGCGCGCAAAAGGATTGGGACGATAATTGAGTTCGTTCGCCGCAGCGAGAATGCGCTGACTGGTTTCGGCGCTGGCGCCGCCCCGGCCGTTGAGCACGCGCGAGACCGTCATCGGCGACACGCCTGCGGCATGGGCGACATCGGCGATGGTTATTTTGGAATCTGGTTCTTTGGGGTCGCTCAAGGGCTGTCTCTGAGAGGGCAAGAAGTTACGATAACGATAACTAACATAGTTTCGGCGAAAGCCAAGTCTTTGCGGGGTTTCTTCATGCCGATGCGAATCTTTTTGACAAGATTGAACGATAACGTTAACGTTCGGAATTGAGGAGACTACGTTAACGATAACGTAATTAGAGCATAGGGAGGAGAGAATGCAGCACGTCAGGATTCTACGACGGCAGGTTGTTTCCACAGTTGCCGCGGCCATCTTCATCGGGGCCGGCTGGGCCGGCGCCGCGCTCGGTTTTCAGGAGGCGCCCGAACTCACGGCGCTGGTCGATGCCGGCAAGCTGCCGCCGGTGGACAAGCGGCTGCCCAAGGAGCCACTGGTGCTCACGCCACTTGAATCGGTCGGCACCTATGGCGGCACTTGGCGCACCGCCACCTTCGGCGGCGGCGACAGCGAGATCGAGCGTTCGATCGGCTATACGAGGCTCGTCCGCTGGAATCCGGAATGGACCGAGGTGATCCCCGACATCGCCAGGAGTGTCGAGGTCAACGACAATGCCACCGAATATACCTTCACGCTGCGGGAAGGCACGCGTTGGTCGGACGGCGAGCCCTTCACCGCCGGCGACCTGGTGTGGTGGAACGAGAATGTGCTGCGCAACACCAAGATAACCCCTGCTACGCCCGACTGGCTGACCGCGGGCGGAGCGACCGTCAAGGTCGAAAAGCTAGCCGACGACAAGGTCGTCTTCAAATTTGCCGCGCCGAACGGCCTGTTCCTGATGAACATGGCGACCGTGCGCGGCTCCGATATCCTGGCGGCGGCACCCGCGCACTACCTCAAACAGTTTCACAAGGATTTCAATCCCGACGGCATCGACGCCCTGGTGAAGGCGGCCGGCGCGACCGATTGGGTCCAGCTCTTCAACAACAAGATCGGCTTTCCCGGCCGCTGGCGCGATCTCGGCCGGCCGACGCTCGATGCCTGGGTGCTGACCGCGCCCTATAACGGCACGACCCAGGTCGTCGCCGAACGCAATCCCTACTATGCCAAGGTGGATACCGCGGGAAATCAGCTGCCTTACTTCGATCGCATCACCATCGACGTGATGCAGGATACGCAGGCGATCATCCTGAAGGCGATCAGCGGCGAAATCGACATGCAGAACCGCTTCATCGAGACGACGGACGCCCGCACCGTCATCGTGCAGAATCAGGAGAAGGCCGGTTACGGCCTGTTCATTGCCCGGCCGGCTTGGTCGAACGCGCTGCTGATCACCCTGAACCAGACCCACAAGAACCC
This window harbors:
- a CDS encoding LacI family DNA-binding transcriptional regulator — encoded protein: MSDPKEPDSKITIADVAHAAGVSPMTVSRVLNGRGGASAETSQRILAAANELNYRPNPFARGLRSDRSKTIGLLVPDITNPFFPEVIRGAEDAASAAGYNLLLSNVVENSKREEELIEALLRHRVDGIIVCSARLPDAALHRALAPHRAVVLINREAPNEIAGTIVTDYETGASRAIDHLVERGRRNIAIIAGPRSSFGGKSRLVGFRKTLTAHGLKAHGIVYCDPTAAGGQTAAAQLLAETPDIDALICYNDLNAIGAMKACRAAGIAIPAQIALIGFDDIPTAELLSPALTTLRVQKREMGEEAVRLLLSRIATKNRQHGIVIVPELIVRETT
- a CDS encoding ABC transporter substrate-binding protein; the encoded protein is MQHVRILRRQVVSTVAAAIFIGAGWAGAALGFQEAPELTALVDAGKLPPVDKRLPKEPLVLTPLESVGTYGGTWRTATFGGGDSEIERSIGYTRLVRWNPEWTEVIPDIARSVEVNDNATEYTFTLREGTRWSDGEPFTAGDLVWWNENVLRNTKITPATPDWLTAGGATVKVEKLADDKVVFKFAAPNGLFLMNMATVRGSDILAAAPAHYLKQFHKDFNPDGIDALVKAAGATDWVQLFNNKIGFPGRWRDLGRPTLDAWVLTAPYNGTTQVVAERNPYYAKVDTAGNQLPYFDRITIDVMQDTQAIILKAISGEIDMQNRFIETTDARTVIVQNQEKAGYGLFIARPAWSNALLITLNQTHKNPALRAVFSNKDFRIGLSYAINREELNQLIYAGQAKPYQAAPREGTALYDEKMATQYLEYNVDLANQYLDKAGLTKKDAEGFRLGQDGKRITFAIDALTGSPIQVDALEMIQRYWRAVGIDMQPRPAERSLIFSRLQNNDNDGLGWVGGGGYDFLGLLDPKWYFPHEYESSFATAWGLYYQNPKDPNAQEPSPAAKKQMDLYRQVQEAPTLEKQLEAMKELLAITRDEFYVIGTNLEPDRVGIVKTNMHNVPKVIPSTSFYMTPGPAKPETFYYQQ